In a single window of the Anabas testudineus chromosome 17, fAnaTes1.2, whole genome shotgun sequence genome:
- the LOC113171555 gene encoding LOW QUALITY PROTEIN: neurogenic differentiation factor 6-B-like (The sequence of the model RefSeq protein was modified relative to this genomic sequence to represent the inferred CDS: deleted 1 base in 1 codon) — MGTRCWHECHSSKREGRGREREREREREREWGERKRRAERSETEKRGCAASSFFLQFCGLQEKKLQRRFGGDIWDHARWTLTRGNMLTLPFEEPHIMCEPRFGANYPRESLPESLEQERQHNPDRSNSDMREVEDDISDRDEDEREDDPDDDDGLPKKRGPRKKKAGKEHVDRAKLRRQEANARERSRMHGLNAALESLRKVVPCYSKTQKLSKIETLRLAKNYIWALSETLSAGKRPDLLAFVQTLCKGLSQPTTNLVAGCLQLNARNFLTDHNGEVMFSGRSPYDAMYSYPGSDMNTPPGHSGTSLESGAKPFRHYSYSSAYEPYYENQSPEGGSPHFDGQLSPPMNFNGIFSLKHDDPPDYGKGSHYGMRYCSAPGRTALAHNSMYRVSPESRFPYDLHVRSQSFQAQGEVNGSFHN, encoded by the exons ATGGGTACCCGCTGTTGGCATGAGTGTCATTCctcaaagagagaaggaaggggaagagagagagagagagagagagagagagagagagagtggggagagaggaaaagaagagcAGAACGCAgcgagacagag aaaagaggctgCGCAGCTTCCAGCTTCTTCCTCCAATTTTGTGGTTTGCaagagaagaagctgcagcGCAGATTCGGGGGAGACATTTGGGATCATGCAAGGTGGACACTGACCAGAG GAAATATGTTGACACTGCCATTCGAGGAGCCTCATATCATGTGTGAGCCGCGGTTCGGTGCCAATTATCCCCGTGAAAGCTTACCTGAGAGCCTGGAGCAGGAGCGACAGCACAACCCAGACAGGTCCAACTCAGACATGAGGGAAGTCGAGGACGACATCTCGGACAGAGACGAGGACGAGAGAGAGGACGATccggatgatgatgatggactTCCTAAAAAGCGTGGTCCCCGCAAAAAGAAGGCAGGCAAGGAGCATGTGGACAGGGCCAAACTACGGCGCCAGGAAGCCAACGCCCGAGAACGCAGCCGGATGCACGGCTTGAATGCCGCGCTGGAGAGCCTGCGCAAAGTTGTGCCATGCTACTCCAAAACTCAAAAACTGTCCAAGATTGAGACTCTGAGACTGGCTAAAAATTACATCTGGGCCCTGTCAGAGACTCTGAGCGCAGGGAAGAGACCGGACCTCCTCGCCTTCGTACAGACTTTGTGTAAAGGATTATCTCAGCCCACAACCAACTTGGTGGCGGGCTGTTTGCAGCTGAACGCGAGAAATTTCCTTACAGACCACAACGGGGAGGTCATGTTCTCTGGCAGATCGCCCTACGATGCCATGTACTCGTACCCTGGCTCAGACATGAACACGCCCCCCGGTCACAGCGGCACTAGCTTGGAAAGCGGCGCCAAACCGTTCCGTCACTACAGCTACAGCAGCGCGTACGAGCCCTACTACGAAAACCAGTCCCCAGAGGGCGGGAGCCCGCATTTTGACGGCCAGCTGAGCCCCCCGATGAACTTTAATGGGATTTTCTCGCTGAAACACGACGATCCTCCCGACTACGGCAAAGGCAGCCACTATGGTATGCGCTACTGCAGTGCGCCGGGGCGCACCGCTCTTGCGCACAACTCCATGTACCGAGTGTCCCCAGAGTCCCGTTTCCCCTACGATCTACACGTCCGCAGCCAGTCCTTCCAAGCACAAGGGGAAGTTAATGGTTCTTTCCACAATTAA